One Rubrobacter naiadicus genomic window, AACTTTAACCTCACCCGGCCCGTGGGGCCACCTTAAAACTCATCTGCTCGAGCGCAGCCTGATCCTGAAGCTCACCCCCCAGAGCCCGTAGCTCTCCCTGAAGGCGTTCTCGAGATAGCGGACGTAGCTGTCGGGAATGTCCTTCGGCCTGGTGGCGAAAAGGGTGAACTCCGGCGGCCGCTCACCGGTCTGCAGGGCGAAGCGCACCTTCACCCTCCGCGGCGGCGGGTTCTTCGCGGTGAGCTCCCGGACGAACTCCGCGACCTCGTGGGTCGGCACCCTCAGACCGTAGGCCCGGTGCAACCCGAGGGCGAGCTCGTACACCCCCTCGAGCCCGCTGCCTTCGAGCGCGGAGAGCGCCCTCACCGGCGGCTTGAGGTCGGTCATGCGTACCTCGAGCGTTCGTTCGATCTCTTTTATCCTCTCCTGCGAGACGAGGTCCCGCTTGTTGACCAGCACGCCGAAGGCCCTGCCGGCCTCCTGTACCTGGCGTGCGATCTGCAGGTCACCGGCGACGAGCCCCTCGACCGCATCCACGAGCAGGAGCGAGACCTCCGATCTGCGGATCGCCTCGGCGCTGCGCAGCGCGGAGTAGTACGGCACGCCTCGTGCCCTGCGCACGTTCCGGGTCACCCCCGCGGTGTCCAGCACCGAGAAGGTCTGCCCGTCGACCTCCAGCGTCCCCGCCACGACGTCGGTCGTCGTACCGGGCACCTCGGAGACGACGGCCCGCTCGGAGCCGAGCAGGCTGTTCAGCAGCGTACTCTTCCCGACGTTGGGACGGCCCACGATCGCGAGCTGCGGATGCTCGGGTTCTTCCGCGTCCGGGAGCTCCGGGAGCATCCCGACCACGACGTCGAGCAGGTCCCCCACCCCTATGCCGTGCAGCGCGGAGATCGGATGCGGCTCCCCCTCCCCCAGAGAGTAGAACCCGTAGCGATCGGCGTCGTTCTGCGGGTCGTCGAGCTTGTTCACGGCGAGCACGACCGTAGATCCCATCCGGCGCAGCTCCCTCGCGATCACCGCATCGGCCTCCGTCACCCCGGTGCGCGAGTCGGTCAGGTGTATGACCACATCGGCCTCTTCGGCCGCGATCCTGCTC contains:
- the der gene encoding ribosome biogenesis GTPase Der, with the protein product MSGRLPVVAVVGAPNVGKSTLVNRVLGRRQAVVAEEPGTTRDRTYTKAEWAGREFMLVDTGGMEPYGADGLQALVTLQSRIAAEEADVVIHLTDSRTGVTEADAVIARELRRMGSTVVLAVNKLDDPQNDADRYGFYSLGEGEPHPISALHGIGVGDLLDVVVGMLPELPDAEEPEHPQLAIVGRPNVGKSTLLNSLLGSERAVVSEVPGTTTDVVAGTLEVDGQTFSVLDTAGVTRNVRRARGVPYYSALRSAEAIRRSEVSLLLVDAVEGLVAGDLQIARQVQEAGRAFGVLVNKRDLVSQERIKEIERTLEVRMTDLKPPVRALSALEGSGLEGVYELALGLHRAYGLRVPTHEVAEFVRELTAKNPPPRRVKVRFALQTGERPPEFTLFATRPKDIPDSYVRYLENAFRESYGLWGVSFRIRLRSSR